The following are encoded together in the Lathyrus oleraceus cultivar Zhongwan6 chromosome 3, CAAS_Psat_ZW6_1.0, whole genome shotgun sequence genome:
- the LOC127126614 gene encoding plant cysteine oxidase 1, giving the protein MEIGLADKVRERVGYVKRVIAKNRNKPYCRVKRHVPKSLQQLFHSCKQTFKGPETVPVTQDVHKLCHILDNMKPEDVGLSRDLQFFKPGNIIKENQRVTYTTVYKCDNFSVCIFFLPERGVIPLHNHPGMTVFSKLLLGQMHIKSYDWVDPEASHSSKLRLAKLKANKVFTSSCDTSVLYPTTGGNIHEFTAITPCAVLDVIGPPYSKEDDRDCSYYKDFPNEKEIDEGKDEKDSYALLEEIEMPENCQMDGIEYLGPPIDNTVF; this is encoded by the exons ATGGAGATAGGTTTGGCTGATAAAGTAAGAGAAAGAGTTGGTTATGTGAAAAGGGTCATTGCTAAGAATAGGAACAAACCTTATTGTAGAGTTAAGAGACATGTTCCAAAGTCACTTCAGCAGCTATTTCATTCATGCAAACAAACATTCAAAGGTCCTGAAACTGTTCCTGTAACACAAGATGTTCACAAACTTTGTCACATACTAG ATAACATGAAGCCAGAGGATGTTGGACTAAGCAGAGATCTGCAGTTTTTCAAACCTGGAAACATTATTAAAGAGAATCAAAGGGTCACATACACCACTGTCTACAAATGTGACAATTTCTCT GTGTGTATCTTTTTCCTACCTGAAAGAGGAGTCATTCCTCTCCATAACCACCCTGGGATGACTGTTTTCAGCAAGCTTCTATTAGGACAAATGCACATTAAGTCTTATGATTGGGTTGATCCGGAGGCCTCTCACAGCTCCAAAT TGAGGTTGGCAAAGTTAAAAGCAAACAAAGTTTTCACATCATCATGTGATACCTCGGTATTGTATCCAACAACGGGAGGCAACATTCATGAATTCACAGCTATAACTCCATGTGCTGTTCTTGATGTCATTGGTCCACCTTACTCCAAAGAAGATGACAGAGACTGTTCATATTACAAAGATTTCCCAA ATGAAAAAGAGATCGATGAGGGGAAAGATGAAAAAGATAGTTACGCATTGTTAGAAGAAATTGAGATGCCAGAAAATTGTCAAATGGATGGAATTGAATATTTGGGACCTCCTATTGATAACACTGTTTTTTAG